A genomic segment from Tuwongella immobilis encodes:
- a CDS encoding PPC domain-containing protein translates to MRWNLRPFVSVMALLMGVSLVSAQPAPSLPLPRLDSVSPAGAKSGTSLELTPAGTDLEEPQQLLFSHPGITAELVPVPPPADPKKPTPPPAIRNWKVTIAANVPVGIYDVRLVNAFGISNPRAFAVGTDPELAEVEPNNDVPQAQKITLPLTINGGFASPTDVDYYQFTGKKGQRILAYAATSSIDSKARPAIEIFELTGKRLTIARNYHLHDGLADVTLPADGDYLIRMAEFTYTQGGPQHFYRLTIGSGPWIDAVYPPMVEPGKPSQVTVIGRNLPGGQPVAGLQVDGRPVESLSVTITPPADPAAASRLTFSGIIEPKQYNIDGFEYRFTGPTGTSNPILVGFASTAVTLEKEPNDRREMAQAIGTTAEIAGRIDRQGDRDWYRFEAKAGQVVRLECFSDRLGMPSDLSLVITNAMGGFLREDDDTTEVVNPVQFFARTSDPNPIDFSAPADGVYYVLIRSQADSFQYGPRFGYRLKVSAPSVDFRLVVMPQDDRNPSSLRLRPDNLDGYDVFVIRSGNVGPIALSMDGLPAGVSLLPQVVPATAKQTQLVLSVAPGTAPATAFPILKGTATIDGKPIVREARPASVTWGVPAGQNIPTLARLDRALVLAVRDQPFLKVTPSQTALTLKQGEKANLTVAVARQRPELKVPVIITTLLPDPNVTFNNNQPLTVAPDKNDGPAVLEVKAPTAPGKYLLHLRGSATFPFAKDPKAAQKPNITASVALPTIAVNVVPTIALKLPAPTVPGNLKIGEMATLTVKIERQFAYAGDVKLKLTFPMGTTGLTADEVTIPAGQNEANVIVKTTKDTPAGPRNNVVLTATANWDGSIPLSHEVKFNLNVVK, encoded by the coding sequence ATGCGCTGGAATTTGAGACCGTTTGTTTCGGTGATGGCCCTCCTGATGGGTGTGAGTTTGGTATCGGCCCAACCCGCTCCGTCGCTCCCCTTGCCGCGTTTGGATTCGGTATCCCCCGCCGGGGCGAAGTCGGGCACCAGCCTGGAACTGACGCCCGCCGGAACGGATCTGGAAGAGCCGCAACAACTGCTGTTCAGCCACCCCGGCATTACCGCGGAGCTGGTGCCGGTTCCACCGCCGGCCGATCCCAAAAAGCCCACGCCCCCGCCGGCCATCCGCAACTGGAAAGTGACCATCGCGGCCAATGTGCCCGTCGGCATCTACGATGTCCGGTTGGTGAACGCCTTTGGAATCAGCAATCCGCGTGCGTTTGCCGTCGGCACCGACCCGGAATTGGCGGAAGTCGAACCGAATAACGATGTGCCCCAGGCGCAGAAGATCACGCTGCCGCTGACCATCAACGGCGGTTTCGCCAGCCCCACGGATGTGGATTACTACCAATTCACGGGCAAAAAAGGCCAGCGCATTCTCGCCTATGCCGCCACGAGCAGCATCGATAGCAAAGCGCGCCCAGCCATCGAAATTTTCGAACTCACCGGCAAGCGATTGACCATCGCCCGCAATTATCATCTGCATGATGGCCTGGCCGATGTCACACTCCCGGCCGATGGCGATTACCTCATCCGCATGGCGGAATTCACCTACACGCAAGGCGGGCCGCAGCATTTCTATCGGCTCACGATTGGTTCCGGGCCGTGGATTGATGCCGTCTATCCGCCCATGGTCGAGCCAGGCAAACCGTCGCAAGTGACGGTGATTGGCCGCAATCTGCCCGGTGGTCAACCCGTCGCGGGCTTGCAAGTCGATGGCCGCCCCGTGGAATCGCTCAGCGTCACCATCACGCCCCCGGCCGATCCCGCCGCCGCCAGCCGATTGACCTTCTCGGGCATCATCGAACCGAAGCAGTACAATATCGATGGATTCGAATATCGCTTCACCGGCCCGACCGGCACTTCGAACCCGATTCTCGTGGGCTTTGCCAGCACCGCAGTGACCTTGGAAAAAGAACCCAACGACCGCCGCGAAATGGCCCAAGCGATTGGCACCACCGCCGAAATCGCCGGGCGAATCGATCGCCAGGGCGACCGCGACTGGTACCGATTCGAGGCCAAAGCCGGACAAGTGGTCCGCCTGGAATGCTTCAGCGATCGCCTGGGCATGCCCTCGGACTTGTCGCTGGTCATCACCAACGCAATGGGCGGATTCCTGCGGGAAGACGATGACACCACGGAAGTGGTGAACCCCGTGCAATTCTTCGCCCGCACCAGCGACCCCAACCCGATCGATTTCAGCGCACCCGCCGATGGAGTGTACTATGTGCTGATTCGCAGTCAGGCCGATAGCTTCCAATACGGGCCACGCTTTGGCTACCGATTGAAAGTGAGTGCGCCATCGGTCGATTTCCGCTTGGTGGTCATGCCGCAGGACGACCGCAATCCATCCTCGTTGCGGCTGCGTCCAGATAATCTGGATGGCTACGATGTGTTCGTGATTCGGTCGGGAAATGTCGGGCCGATTGCGCTGAGCATGGACGGATTGCCCGCCGGGGTGAGCCTGCTGCCGCAAGTGGTGCCCGCCACCGCGAAGCAGACGCAACTGGTGCTGAGCGTCGCTCCGGGGACCGCCCCCGCGACGGCATTCCCGATTCTGAAGGGCACCGCGACGATTGACGGCAAGCCCATCGTCCGCGAAGCCCGCCCCGCAAGTGTCACCTGGGGCGTTCCCGCTGGCCAGAATATTCCCACCTTGGCCCGGCTGGATCGGGCGCTGGTGCTGGCCGTCCGCGATCAGCCGTTTTTGAAGGTGACCCCTTCGCAAACCGCGCTGACGCTCAAACAGGGCGAGAAGGCGAATCTGACCGTCGCAGTCGCACGGCAACGGCCGGAATTGAAAGTTCCGGTTATCATCACCACGCTTTTGCCGGATCCCAATGTGACGTTCAACAACAATCAACCGCTGACGGTCGCGCCGGATAAGAATGACGGCCCTGCGGTGCTGGAAGTGAAAGCCCCGACCGCACCCGGGAAATATCTGCTGCATCTGCGTGGATCGGCGACATTTCCCTTTGCGAAAGATCCGAAAGCCGCTCAGAAACCGAATATCACGGCATCGGTCGCGCTGCCCACGATTGCGGTGAATGTCGTGCCGACCATCGCCCTGAAGTTGCCCGCGCCGACAGTGCCGGGAAATCTGAAGATTGGCGAGATGGCGACGCTGACGGTCAAGATTGAACGACAATTCGCCTATGCGGGCGATGTCAAGCTGAAACTGACCTTCCCCATGGGCACCACCGGCCTGACCGCCGACGAGGTGACCATCCCCGCCGGGCAAAACGAAGCCAACGTGATTGTCAAGACAACCAAAGACACGCCCGCTGGCCCGCGCAACAATGTCGTGCTGACCGCCACTGCGAATTGGGATGGCTCCATACCGCTGTCGCACGAGGTCAAGTTCAATCTGAACGTGGTGAAATAA
- a CDS encoding ABC transporter ATP-binding protein, which translates to MNAAENSAGRGAGAAVDLRIEQLSFGYAADHLIVADLTLEIPAGEFLTLVGPSGCGKSTLLRLIAGHLSATRGRLWLGGRDITRTPPEQRGIGLVFQQHALFPHLTAAQNIAFGWSIRGRSRRECQRIAAEWGDRVGLSTDQLARYPADLSGGQQQRVALARALALQPGICLLDEPFAQLDRPLREQLREELARLHHLTGCTFILVTHDSEDALRLADRVVVLLAGRMAQLGTPIDIYQRPRNHTIATLFGRVNRISSCEMVRPEQVTLVPLGEMTAPTVGQWVGVVERVRLLGGVRMLEIRIDSGDCWTVQQPADASWPIVGERVGVRPRPEAIHRLEV; encoded by the coding sequence GTGAATGCCGCTGAGAATTCTGCTGGGCGCGGGGCGGGAGCGGCAGTCGATTTGCGAATCGAGCAACTCTCGTTCGGATATGCAGCCGATCACCTGATTGTTGCCGATCTCACGCTGGAGATTCCAGCCGGGGAGTTTCTCACGCTCGTTGGTCCGTCTGGGTGCGGGAAATCGACCCTGCTGCGGCTGATTGCCGGGCATCTCTCCGCCACGCGCGGCCGATTGTGGCTGGGGGGCCGCGACATCACCCGCACCCCGCCCGAACAGCGCGGCATCGGCTTGGTCTTTCAGCAGCACGCGCTGTTTCCCCATCTCACGGCTGCCCAGAATATCGCCTTCGGGTGGTCGATTCGGGGGCGATCCCGGCGCGAATGCCAACGGATTGCCGCGGAATGGGGCGATCGGGTGGGGTTATCCACCGATCAACTCGCCCGCTATCCGGCGGATTTGTCCGGTGGGCAACAGCAGCGCGTCGCCTTGGCCCGTGCGTTGGCGTTGCAGCCGGGCATCTGCTTGCTGGATGAGCCGTTCGCGCAGTTGGATCGTCCCTTGCGGGAACAACTCCGCGAAGAATTGGCCCGACTGCATCACCTCACCGGCTGCACCTTCATCCTAGTCACTCACGATTCCGAAGATGCGCTCCGGTTGGCCGATCGTGTGGTGGTGCTGTTGGCCGGGCGAATGGCACAACTGGGCACGCCAATCGACATTTACCAACGGCCACGCAATCACACGATTGCGACACTGTTTGGCCGGGTGAATCGGATTTCGTCATGCGAAATGGTGCGACCGGAGCAGGTGACGCTGGTTCCGTTGGGCGAAATGACCGCACCGACAGTCGGCCAATGGGTGGGGGTGGTCGAGCGCGTGCGGCTGCTGGGGGGCGTGCGAATGCTCGAAATTCGAATCGATTCTGGCGACTGTTGGACCGTGCAACAGCCCGCTGATGCGAGTTGGCCGATCGTCGGGGAGCGAGTCGGAGTGCGACCGCGGCCCGAGGCAATTCATCGCCTGGAAGTTTGA
- a CDS encoding ABC transporter substrate-binding protein, with the protein MMTHDHSTIRNRRRFLAGSLLTLAAPMLGTLSGCSRDRGKRQLRIFVYAGAHEETMRQVFVPAFEAATGAEVILDAGWWDAIAKLKTSPKNQPAFDLMITDATQGIPAIRAGLFQTLDATKLPNVQRLAESVKQSWIWKERHAVPYPDAVMTLAYHRPSLPTEPTRWADLLRPELRGRVGLYDAYYMSLYTFACMMVSEANRPGTAQQAIRTQLDEVLRYAKTHRDQVGYWWPTTSAFASQLAQKQYPIGNMQSPEMLQLLAANPELGAVVPAEDRAFVQVMWAIPDGTPNADLAHQAIDWLFADSVQRGLAERGSATAILPVAQAMASADPRWASLYPSTEEGLAAIQVYPYDLYAEHGEEISTFWDREVLRKAAS; encoded by the coding sequence ATGATGACGCATGACCATTCCACGATCCGAAATCGGCGACGCTTCTTGGCCGGTTCGCTGCTGACGTTGGCGGCACCGATGCTGGGCACGTTGTCGGGCTGTTCCCGCGATCGCGGCAAGCGGCAACTGCGCATCTTCGTCTACGCCGGTGCCCACGAAGAGACAATGCGGCAAGTGTTTGTTCCTGCCTTTGAAGCCGCCACCGGAGCCGAAGTGATCCTCGACGCGGGCTGGTGGGACGCCATTGCCAAGCTCAAAACGTCCCCGAAGAATCAACCCGCCTTCGATCTGATGATTACCGATGCGACGCAGGGCATCCCGGCGATTCGTGCCGGGCTGTTTCAGACGCTCGACGCTACGAAACTCCCGAATGTGCAACGACTTGCGGAATCGGTCAAACAGAGTTGGATCTGGAAGGAACGCCACGCCGTGCCTTATCCCGACGCGGTGATGACCTTGGCGTACCATCGTCCGAGTCTGCCCACCGAGCCGACCCGCTGGGCCGACTTGCTGCGACCCGAACTTCGCGGACGAGTGGGGTTGTACGATGCCTATTATATGTCGCTGTATACCTTTGCGTGCATGATGGTGTCGGAAGCCAACCGGCCTGGCACCGCGCAGCAGGCCATCCGCACCCAACTGGATGAAGTCTTGCGATATGCCAAGACGCATCGGGATCAGGTCGGCTATTGGTGGCCAACCACCAGCGCGTTTGCGTCCCAATTGGCCCAGAAGCAGTATCCCATTGGCAACATGCAAAGTCCGGAAATGTTGCAATTGCTGGCCGCGAATCCGGAGTTGGGCGCGGTTGTGCCGGCGGAAGATCGGGCGTTTGTGCAGGTGATGTGGGCGATTCCCGATGGCACGCCGAATGCGGATTTGGCTCATCAGGCGATTGATTGGTTGTTTGCGGATTCGGTGCAGCGTGGCTTGGCGGAGCGTGGAAGTGCGACCGCGATTCTGCCCGTGGCCCAGGCGATGGCGTCGGCTGATCCACGCTGGGCGTCGCTGTATCCCTCCACTGAGGAAGGACTTGCGGCGATTCAGGTCTATCCGTATGACCTATATGCGGAGCATGGCGAGGAAATCAGCACCTTCTGGGATCGGGAAGTGCTGCGAAAGGCCGCCTCGTGA
- a CDS encoding leucine-rich repeat domain-containing protein — MSDPQRDLVVACAQSEPGDRSTWLILADWLEERGDERAHWLTLVYGREVPSLLELRAFHRWQQSQPRFFPQYQHSDAGWLVVRPSPRDLPELASLMPHVWPTQVMVDVKTMSECRRLLRWFRNPQIPPWGQIGLRIGITLFERVSTDLWGLPLRRLELLPDAGFEACEWNVDLPELPKLQSLSALELVRIAEYPLRQIWSHSNLRSANLSAVGTYALSEIPKWGAAPRWHSLEWKLIDRNEAWQWPSLPQLPDLRELRMTNCVSDLFSLAFAPNLGALEYHGLDEWEPANMEPIVQQSGLMQLVLGKELRFRPGSLARLGELPNLRELILRENRHLTDADLVELQACRQLETLDLTGCRQLGSRGLEAVAAIPSLRGVGLRDCFRMDRATVEAVQARRPDCQFWFLD; from the coding sequence ATGAGTGACCCACAACGAGATTTGGTGGTTGCCTGTGCGCAATCGGAACCCGGCGACCGATCGACGTGGCTGATTCTGGCCGATTGGCTTGAGGAACGGGGCGATGAACGGGCCCACTGGTTGACGTTGGTGTATGGTCGTGAGGTACCGTCGCTGTTGGAGTTGCGGGCGTTCCACCGATGGCAGCAATCGCAACCTCGATTCTTTCCACAATATCAACATTCGGATGCCGGTTGGTTGGTGGTGCGTCCCTCGCCGCGCGATCTGCCCGAACTCGCCAGCCTGATGCCACACGTCTGGCCGACGCAGGTGATGGTGGATGTCAAAACGATGTCGGAATGTCGCCGACTGCTGCGGTGGTTCCGCAATCCCCAGATTCCGCCGTGGGGCCAAATCGGGCTGCGGATCGGGATCACGTTATTCGAGCGTGTGTCAACCGATCTTTGGGGCTTACCGCTGCGTCGGTTGGAACTGCTGCCGGATGCCGGATTCGAGGCGTGTGAATGGAATGTCGATTTGCCGGAACTCCCGAAGTTGCAATCCCTTTCGGCGTTGGAACTGGTCCGAATCGCGGAATACCCGTTGCGGCAAATCTGGTCGCATTCCAACTTGCGCTCGGCGAATCTCTCGGCAGTTGGGACGTATGCCTTGTCCGAAATTCCGAAGTGGGGGGCCGCCCCGCGCTGGCATTCCTTGGAATGGAAGTTAATCGATCGGAATGAGGCGTGGCAATGGCCGAGTCTACCGCAACTCCCGGATTTGCGAGAACTTCGGATGACCAATTGTGTGTCCGATCTCTTCTCGCTGGCGTTCGCGCCGAATCTGGGGGCGTTGGAATATCACGGACTCGACGAATGGGAGCCGGCGAACATGGAACCCATCGTTCAACAATCGGGTTTGATGCAACTGGTTCTGGGGAAAGAACTTCGGTTTCGGCCTGGCTCGTTGGCTCGGTTGGGCGAATTACCGAACTTGCGTGAATTGATTCTCCGCGAAAATCGACATTTGACCGATGCCGACCTCGTGGAATTGCAAGCCTGTCGCCAATTGGAGACGCTCGATCTCACCGGCTGCCGACAATTGGGGAGTCGTGGATTGGAAGCGGTGGCGGCCATTCCATCACTTCGCGGCGTGGGGTTGCGTGACTGCTTCCGAATGGATCGGGCGACGGTCGAAGCCGTGCAAGCGCGACGCCCCGATTGCCAATTCTGGTTTTTGGATTAG
- a CDS encoding bifunctional folylpolyglutamate synthase/dihydrofolate synthase, which translates to MNLDDALAFWYGRIDYERRSPKPGDLKLDRMRSLLRGLGDPHLRIRTVHVAGTKGKGSTSAMLAETLRRAGYRVGLFTSPHLVSVTERMQVNGQPITPAELIARMQDVRPVVEAMTRSGEGNAPTFFEVGTAVGFLHFVCRNVDVAVIEVGLGGRFDSTNVVQPMVSVITSISFDHMAQLGNTLTLIAREKAGIIKPGRPVVATMTAEEARAVVISTAAERGSRLSLIDRDFTGRYLPSTEPLLRPARVAVQTSRSWPPMELALLGEHQAQNAAGVVKTVELLTEQGLTIPDSAVAAGLGQVRWPARMEIMGRRPLVVLDCAHNVASVQAMAETFHHTLPVKGMRRLIFAASADKDVPGMLRVLAPHFDAFTLTRFAENPRSVDPQQLADWLRPQIDGRPMTIVMDAPQAWQQVWEQAKPDDGIGIVGSVFLAGELRNRVLADCQAGHPSQG; encoded by the coding sequence ATGAATCTCGATGATGCACTGGCATTCTGGTACGGCCGCATCGATTACGAGCGGCGCTCCCCCAAACCCGGCGACTTGAAGCTCGATCGGATGCGGTCGTTGCTGCGCGGACTGGGCGATCCGCATTTGCGCATTCGCACCGTCCATGTCGCGGGCACCAAAGGCAAAGGTTCCACGTCGGCGATGCTCGCGGAGACGCTGCGGCGTGCGGGGTATCGCGTGGGGCTGTTCACGTCGCCGCACCTGGTCAGTGTCACCGAGCGGATGCAGGTCAACGGCCAGCCGATTACCCCGGCGGAACTCATCGCCCGCATGCAAGATGTTCGCCCCGTTGTGGAAGCGATGACCCGTTCCGGCGAGGGGAATGCCCCGACATTCTTCGAGGTTGGCACCGCGGTCGGATTTCTGCATTTCGTCTGTCGGAATGTCGATGTCGCGGTGATCGAAGTGGGCTTGGGCGGGCGATTCGATTCCACGAACGTCGTGCAGCCAATGGTGTCGGTGATTACCAGCATTAGCTTCGATCACATGGCGCAGTTGGGCAACACGTTGACGCTGATTGCGCGGGAGAAGGCGGGGATCATCAAGCCCGGTCGGCCGGTGGTTGCGACGATGACGGCCGAGGAAGCGCGGGCGGTGGTGATTTCGACGGCGGCGGAGCGTGGCAGTCGGCTGAGTCTGATCGACCGCGATTTCACGGGGCGGTATCTGCCATCGACTGAGCCGTTGCTGCGGCCCGCGCGGGTGGCGGTGCAGACGAGTCGGAGTTGGCCGCCGATGGAATTGGCACTGTTGGGCGAACATCAGGCCCAGAATGCCGCCGGGGTGGTGAAAACGGTGGAACTACTGACGGAGCAGGGGCTTACGATTCCGGATTCGGCGGTGGCGGCAGGATTGGGGCAGGTGCGCTGGCCAGCCCGCATGGAAATCATGGGGCGGCGGCCGCTGGTGGTGCTCGATTGTGCCCACAATGTGGCATCCGTGCAAGCGATGGCCGAGACATTCCATCACACCTTGCCAGTAAAGGGGATGCGGCGACTGATCTTTGCGGCATCCGCCGATAAAGATGTGCCCGGCATGCTGCGAGTGCTGGCGCCGCACTTTGATGCATTCACGCTGACGCGCTTTGCTGAGAATCCGCGCTCGGTCGATCCGCAGCAACTCGCCGATTGGCTGCGACCGCAGATTGATGGCCGACCGATGACGATTGTGATGGATGCGCCGCAGGCGTGGCAGCAAGTCTGGGAACAAGCAAAACCCGACGATGGAATTGGCATCGTCGGGTCGGTGTTTCTGGCGGGTGAACTTCGCAATCGCGTGCTTGCGGATTGTCAGGCCGGGCATCCCTCGCAAGGGTAG
- a CDS encoding WD40 domain-containing protein has protein sequence MTMRIPVLLLVGCLCSVEWVQAQEKKSSKDLPPIPEIKLDRKEPVVYQKDIEPIFAEKCMYCHSGNVIEGKYDMSTYAGVMKGGKRGAVIIAGKSSESILYHFSSRQKKPIMPPKSEDPLTPEELALLKLWIDQGAKPPTGVREKAKIVLNFPPALVKPVRAVAVSPDKSIVATGRGNQIHLFDAKTGNFLKSLVDPNLKHPDGKPAAAAHMSLVESLEYAPDGKTLISGSFQEAILWDPATGAIRKRIDGFADRVVAIAFSDDSQRFVTGGGAPTEDGEIKIFKIDGTPEFEVKSGHSDTVFGVRFSPDGKMLATCGADKFVKVWSVPDAKLIKSFEGHTHHVMDVGWKADGKFLASAGADNAIKVWDFEKGEQARTINGHSKQVTRLMFVGKTPMFITASGDQQLKMWNVDNGGNVRNFGGSKDYLYAVSVSTDGSLVVSGGEEGITRLYNGTSGAIIKEMVPPADGKPEVKPDAKPEAKPMPKK, from the coding sequence ATGACGATGCGAATTCCGGTCCTGCTGCTCGTCGGCTGCCTGTGCAGCGTCGAGTGGGTGCAGGCCCAAGAGAAGAAATCCAGCAAGGATCTGCCGCCGATTCCGGAAATCAAGCTGGATCGCAAAGAGCCGGTGGTTTACCAAAAGGACATCGAGCCTATCTTCGCGGAAAAGTGCATGTACTGCCACTCGGGCAATGTCATCGAGGGCAAGTATGATATGTCCACCTACGCTGGCGTCATGAAGGGCGGCAAGCGCGGCGCGGTGATTATTGCTGGCAAATCGAGCGAGAGCATTCTGTATCACTTCAGCAGTCGGCAAAAGAAGCCGATCATGCCGCCCAAGAGCGAAGATCCGCTGACGCCGGAAGAACTGGCGCTGTTGAAGCTGTGGATCGATCAAGGAGCCAAGCCGCCGACTGGTGTCCGCGAAAAGGCCAAGATTGTCCTCAACTTCCCGCCCGCGCTGGTCAAGCCGGTGCGAGCGGTGGCCGTTAGCCCGGATAAGTCGATCGTGGCGACGGGGCGAGGCAACCAGATTCACCTGTTCGATGCCAAGACCGGCAACTTCTTGAAGTCGTTGGTCGATCCGAATTTGAAGCATCCCGATGGCAAGCCCGCAGCGGCGGCGCATATGTCGCTCGTGGAATCGCTCGAATATGCCCCGGATGGCAAGACGTTGATTTCCGGTAGTTTCCAAGAAGCGATTCTGTGGGATCCGGCAACTGGGGCGATTCGCAAGCGGATCGACGGCTTTGCCGATCGCGTGGTGGCGATTGCGTTTAGCGATGACAGCCAGCGATTTGTCACCGGCGGCGGAGCCCCCACCGAAGACGGCGAAATCAAAATCTTCAAGATCGACGGCACCCCGGAATTCGAAGTCAAATCCGGACATTCGGATACCGTCTTTGGCGTGCGATTTAGCCCCGATGGCAAGATGCTCGCCACCTGCGGAGCCGACAAGTTCGTGAAGGTGTGGAGCGTGCCCGACGCCAAGCTCATCAAATCGTTTGAAGGCCACACCCATCACGTCATGGATGTCGGCTGGAAGGCCGATGGCAAGTTCCTGGCCAGCGCCGGGGCCGACAACGCCATCAAGGTTTGGGACTTCGAGAAGGGCGAACAGGCCCGCACCATCAACGGCCACAGCAAGCAAGTCACCCGGCTGATGTTCGTGGGCAAAACGCCGATGTTCATCACCGCCAGCGGCGACCAGCAATTGAAAATGTGGAACGTGGATAACGGCGGCAACGTGCGCAATTTCGGCGGCAGCAAGGATTATCTCTACGCCGTCAGCGTTAGCACGGATGGTTCGCTGGTGGTGTCTGGCGGCGAAGAAGGGATCACGCGGCTGTACAACGGCACCAGCGGCGCCATCATCAAGGAAATGGTGCCGCCTGCGGATGGCAAGCCGGAAGTGAAGCCCGACGCCAAGCCCGAAGCCAAGCCGATGCCCAAGAAGTAA
- a CDS encoding serine/threonine protein kinase: MQTTAAWLLDLVSRSGLLPEGTTQQLASEWPNPDGPARDLARELIQRGFLTPFQANLLLQGKYRTFFLFSKYKLLDMLGSGGMGRVYLCEHINLHRLVAVKVLLQQHLKDPSSVERFYREARVIAALEHPNIVRIYDVEPHPTAPLMVMEYIDGIDLETLVSRHGPLSVERACNYLAQAAMGLQYVSYAGLVHRDMKPGNLLLNRDGEVKIVDLGLARFFNRGGAAGADDAVAMGTADYFAPEQALGETVDIRADLYALGGTMFYLLTGQPPFAGRDLPQKLLAHQSEAPPSLRDFRSDIPPELDAIVQRLMAKAREDRFASPQELVEALSPWTQTLIPPPAPEELVRDPLGNGLNNEVRERSSVARRADHPLNLPNTSESDARSKAAAKGPPTILGQSKPIPLWRWIAVGVISAGLFVIVALPVLAPAGPPAPTTPTPTPPALGTSPISLDPSEPLPPDQARFHLGQERIVEFEVVYTGYDNGKTLLFLNSMQEYSRPECFTVVVPRELVGSAPFAGEFEELGKTFTGKRIRVKGPITEYSRNRHPQVVLQSADQVTVLN; this comes from the coding sequence ATGCAAACGACGGCAGCCTGGTTGCTGGATTTGGTCTCCCGAAGTGGCCTTCTTCCCGAAGGTACGACCCAGCAGTTGGCGTCGGAGTGGCCCAATCCCGACGGCCCCGCCCGTGACTTGGCCCGCGAACTCATCCAACGCGGCTTTCTGACCCCATTCCAAGCCAATTTGCTGCTCCAAGGCAAATATCGCACGTTCTTTCTATTCAGCAAATACAAACTGCTCGACATGCTGGGCAGCGGCGGCATGGGGCGAGTCTATCTCTGCGAACACATCAATCTCCATCGATTGGTCGCCGTCAAAGTGCTGCTGCAACAGCATCTCAAAGATCCCAGTTCGGTCGAGCGATTCTATCGGGAAGCCCGCGTGATTGCGGCGTTGGAGCATCCCAACATCGTTCGCATCTACGATGTCGAGCCACACCCGACCGCCCCGCTGATGGTCATGGAATACATCGACGGCATCGACCTGGAAACGCTGGTCAGCCGCCATGGGCCGCTATCCGTTGAACGCGCATGCAACTATCTGGCGCAAGCGGCGATGGGGTTGCAGTATGTGTCGTATGCCGGGCTGGTGCATCGGGATATGAAGCCCGGCAATCTGCTGCTCAACCGCGACGGCGAAGTGAAGATTGTCGATCTGGGATTGGCCCGCTTCTTCAATCGGGGCGGAGCCGCGGGGGCCGATGACGCTGTCGCCATGGGCACCGCCGACTACTTCGCCCCGGAACAGGCATTGGGCGAAACCGTCGATATCCGTGCCGATTTATACGCACTGGGTGGCACGATGTTTTACTTGCTGACCGGCCAACCGCCGTTCGCAGGTCGTGATTTGCCACAAAAATTGCTCGCCCACCAGAGCGAAGCCCCGCCCTCGCTCCGTGATTTTCGCAGCGACATTCCGCCCGAATTGGATGCCATTGTGCAACGTCTGATGGCCAAAGCCCGCGAAGATCGCTTTGCATCGCCGCAAGAATTGGTCGAAGCACTGTCCCCATGGACGCAAACACTGATTCCGCCCCCCGCGCCGGAAGAATTGGTGCGGGATCCGCTGGGCAACGGGCTGAATAACGAAGTGCGTGAGCGGTCGAGTGTCGCACGTCGGGCCGATCATCCGTTGAATCTGCCCAACACCAGCGAAAGCGATGCCCGCAGCAAAGCCGCCGCGAAGGGGCCACCCACGATTCTGGGCCAATCGAAGCCGATTCCGCTCTGGCGCTGGATTGCTGTTGGCGTGATTAGCGCAGGGCTATTCGTGATTGTCGCGCTGCCGGTCCTCGCCCCCGCTGGCCCCCCCGCGCCGACGACACCGACGCCGACGCCGCCAGCCCTCGGCACCTCGCCGATCAGCCTCGACCCCAGCGAGCCGTTGCCGCCAGATCAGGCGCGATTTCATCTGGGGCAAGAACGCATCGTCGAATTCGAGGTGGTTTACACCGGCTACGATAACGGCAAGACACTGCTATTTCTCAATTCGATGCAAGAATATTCGCGACCGGAATGTTTCACCGTGGTTGTTCCACGCGAACTCGTCGGATCGGCACCGTTCGCGGGCGAATTCGAGGAATTGGGCAAGACCTTCACCGGCAAACGCATCCGCGTGAAAGGTCCGATTACCGAATATTCGCGCAATCGCCACCCGCAAGTGGTGCTGCAATCTGCCGATCAGGTGACCGTCCTGAATTAA